A single genomic interval of Salinarchaeum sp. IM2453 harbors:
- a CDS encoding cob(I)yrinic acid a,c-diamide adenosyltransferase: MKIYTGSGDEGMTGLRDGSRISKTSPRIEAYGTVDELNALIGTIRPTEHDEIDDILSSVQNHLHILQAEFANPDSEPDDPQIRSEHVDTIESWIDEHEESLEPLQSFILPTGSESGSKLHYARTVCRRAERRAVAFAADNPVNDQAMVYLNRLSDLLFVLGRVVNSRDGVEEESPTY; the protein is encoded by the coding sequence ATGAAAATCTATACTGGTTCTGGTGACGAGGGTATGACTGGCCTCCGAGACGGATCTCGTATCTCGAAGACAAGTCCCCGCATTGAGGCATATGGAACTGTTGACGAACTCAATGCACTTATCGGCACAATCCGGCCAACCGAGCACGACGAAATTGATGACATCTTATCTAGTGTACAGAATCATCTTCACATCCTTCAAGCTGAATTTGCTAATCCGGATTCTGAACCTGATGATCCACAAATACGCTCTGAGCATGTTGATACTATCGAATCATGGATCGATGAACATGAAGAATCGCTTGAGCCACTTCAGTCATTCATTCTACCAACTGGCAGTGAATCAGGATCAAAACTGCACTACGCTCGGACTGTGTGCCGCCGTGCAGAACGGCGTGCTGTTGCATTTGCAGCCGATAATCCGGTCAATGACCAAGCGATGGTGTATCTCAACCGGCTATCAGATCTTCTGTTTGTCTTGGGTCGTGTCGTTAACAGCCGTGATGGTGTTGAAGAAGAATCACCCACGTATTGA
- a CDS encoding phage terminase large subunit family protein, which produces MSLETPKYCPECDEEQDFWLNARTSIELGEKSKWECTECGHQVVEIEDQISSVSQA; this is translated from the coding sequence ATGAGTCTTGAAACCCCAAAGTACTGTCCAGAATGTGATGAAGAACAAGATTTCTGGTTAAATGCACGAACATCAATTGAGTTGGGTGAAAAAAGCAAGTGGGAGTGTACAGAGTGTGGACACCAAGTTGTTGAGATAGAGGATCAAATCAGTTCTGTCTCACAAGCCTAG
- the lysS gene encoding lysine--tRNA ligase, whose protein sequence is MSEQTIGFNELPEEYNPYSIGSNTHHEFWADAVADEVEANAKSEPIVIKGGISPSGIPHLGNANEIVLGYLVAEVLRERGYEVNQVFTADDRDPLRGLPRKLADLDGNIVGLGDVDAGALGRNLGKPYTDIPDPFGCCDSYGAHFSNLIRDIATDLDIPIELKSNTELYESGEFEGLTTDLLRNQSTASAVLSKYQDTVGDDYIPFNPICTNCGKITETVTSIDIEAQTVEYECTDIEAGDQIIEGCGHVGEVSIRDGKLPWRFEWVAQWNLLNVDFEPFGKDHAEGSWPSGVDIAKNVFDFEPPTPMVYEWFTLEDKPFSSSEGHIVLVSEVLELIEPEVLLYFFAKDPTKARDFSIERLDQLVNEFDRIERIALGKQDAEEDEKAYAKRVYPFLVDTVEEDRIRIPYTFAAVLGMTDDQEMREEVARRQGHIPEDAPDWAVEDALTRVERARQWAERTNNEYNYELKRESMPEVDIDEKTAVALDELAAFIETHDDPDAIQGAIFEIARDHDIEVGDFFTTGYQLFFGLEEGPKLGHFLAKLDKQFVLKRLRREE, encoded by the coding sequence ATGTCTGAGCAAACAATTGGATTTAATGAACTTCCTGAAGAGTATAATCCGTACAGCATTGGGAGCAATACCCACCATGAATTTTGGGCAGATGCAGTAGCAGATGAGGTCGAAGCGAATGCAAAGAGTGAACCGATTGTAATCAAGGGTGGAATTTCACCGTCTGGAATCCCTCATTTGGGTAATGCAAATGAAATTGTCCTTGGTTATCTCGTTGCAGAAGTACTACGAGAACGTGGATATGAAGTGAATCAGGTGTTCACAGCCGATGATCGTGATCCTCTGCGAGGACTGCCAAGGAAGCTTGCTGATCTCGATGGTAATATCGTTGGTCTAGGTGATGTTGATGCAGGAGCACTTGGAAGAAACTTAGGCAAACCGTATACAGATATCCCAGATCCGTTCGGATGCTGTGACTCGTACGGCGCTCACTTCTCAAATTTGATTAGGGATATCGCCACGGATCTTGACATTCCAATTGAGCTCAAGTCAAATACTGAGCTGTATGAGTCAGGCGAATTTGAAGGACTGACTACAGACTTACTCAGAAACCAATCAACGGCAAGCGCTGTGTTATCAAAGTATCAGGATACGGTTGGGGATGATTACATACCGTTCAACCCAATTTGTACTAACTGTGGAAAGATCACAGAAACAGTAACGTCGATTGATATAGAGGCACAGACTGTAGAGTACGAATGTACCGATATTGAGGCAGGAGATCAGATAATAGAAGGTTGCGGTCATGTAGGCGAAGTGTCAATTCGAGATGGCAAGCTACCGTGGCGGTTTGAATGGGTTGCCCAGTGGAACCTGCTTAATGTAGATTTTGAGCCATTCGGAAAGGACCATGCAGAAGGATCGTGGCCAAGTGGTGTTGATATTGCAAAGAATGTCTTTGATTTTGAGCCACCAACGCCGATGGTTTATGAGTGGTTTACACTTGAGGACAAACCGTTCTCGTCATCAGAAGGCCACATTGTACTTGTATCAGAGGTTCTGGAACTAATCGAGCCAGAGGTGCTGTTGTACTTCTTCGCTAAAGATCCAACAAAGGCTCGTGATTTCTCGATTGAGCGATTAGACCAACTTGTCAATGAGTTCGATCGGATAGAGCGTATCGCACTCGGGAAACAAGATGCAGAAGAAGACGAAAAAGCATACGCAAAGCGAGTGTACCCGTTCCTTGTTGATACGGTCGAAGAAGATCGAATTCGGATTCCGTACACGTTTGCCGCTGTTCTTGGGATGACAGATGATCAAGAGATGCGCGAAGAGGTTGCTCGTCGTCAAGGACATATCCCAGAGGACGCCCCTGATTGGGCAGTTGAAGATGCACTGACACGAGTTGAACGTGCTCGGCAATGGGCAGAGCGAACAAACAATGAATATAATTATGAACTGAAACGAGAGTCAATGCCAGAAGTTGACATTGACGAAAAGACAGCTGTAGCACTTGATGAATTAGCTGCGTTCATTGAGACACACGATGATCCAGATGCAATTCAAGGTGCAATATTTGAGATTGCCCGTGATCATGATATCGAAGTGGGGGATTTCTTCACAACAGGATATCAACTGTTCTTCGGACTTGAAGAAGGGCCGAAACTTGGGCATTTCTTAGCAAAGCTTGACAAGCAATTTGTATTAAAACGGCTTCGACGAGAAGAATAG
- a CDS encoding ammonium transporter produces the protein MIEGLILPAVTTGDLQAAIDGVNLVWALVVTFLIFFMHAGFAMLEAGQVRSKNVANQLTKNMLTWAVGIVVFFLIGMGVANNVGSLLGGGDTTALTMFDGHPDQATSAAADGWVLWLFSAVFAMTAATIVSGAVAGRAKLRAYVGYTFLLAAIIYPVVSGLVWYAPEGAPLLADLGFEDFAGGMVVHGVGGIAGLTAAYVLGSRMDRYNDDGSLNTIPGHSMTFAVLGTLILSFGWFGFNVGTAATPVVLDGAAELGDFAYVGRVAMATAIGMGMGGIGAGLMAWYLTGKVDTLYVANGFLAGLVSVTGPANFLTPMGAIALGLLAGLHLPIVFRFVNRQLKIDDVCAVFPVHGTAGVLGLLLFPLFSTEGSAIGSSVVAGGILSVDAGQFVPQILGISVITAWTVIATALVWGGFKAIGQARVTPDHEQAGLDVAEHGVETYPEFGREYATDGGQTVDIDEYNTDEEIRTDGGTPEDIHLVMAYIRPELIGDVKAGLIDTGVTSLTVMNVSGRGSEDTSTSQWRGESYSVDLHQKVKIECVVSDVPVDDVVDAIASNAQTGNPGDGKIFVLPVSDAHQIRTGESGPDAV, from the coding sequence ATGATTGAGGGCTTGATTTTGCCGGCGGTTACGACTGGAGATCTTCAAGCGGCTATTGATGGAGTAAATCTTGTTTGGGCACTCGTTGTCACCTTCCTCATCTTTTTCATGCACGCAGGTTTCGCAATGCTGGAAGCGGGACAAGTCCGCTCCAAAAATGTCGCCAACCAACTGACAAAGAACATGCTCACGTGGGCCGTTGGAATTGTTGTTTTCTTCTTGATCGGGATGGGCGTCGCAAACAACGTTGGCTCTCTACTTGGTGGTGGAGACACCACTGCACTTACGATGTTCGATGGTCATCCAGACCAAGCAACCAGTGCTGCTGCCGATGGTTGGGTGCTGTGGTTATTCAGTGCTGTCTTTGCAATGACTGCAGCCACGATTGTCTCTGGTGCTGTTGCTGGGAGAGCAAAATTACGCGCTTACGTAGGGTATACATTCTTACTGGCAGCGATCATCTACCCGGTTGTTTCGGGACTAGTATGGTATGCACCTGAGGGAGCTCCCCTGCTCGCAGACCTTGGATTTGAAGACTTTGCCGGCGGTATGGTCGTACATGGAGTCGGGGGTATTGCTGGACTGACGGCAGCATACGTCCTTGGATCACGCATGGACCGTTACAACGATGATGGAAGTCTCAACACCATTCCGGGACACTCAATGACGTTTGCGGTCCTTGGAACATTGATCCTGAGCTTCGGGTGGTTTGGATTTAACGTTGGAACTGCTGCTACCCCCGTTGTCCTTGATGGGGCTGCTGAACTCGGGGACTTTGCATATGTTGGACGGGTTGCAATGGCAACAGCAATCGGAATGGGCATGGGAGGTATCGGTGCTGGACTGATGGCTTGGTATCTCACCGGCAAAGTCGACACACTATATGTAGCAAATGGATTTTTGGCGGGTTTGGTCAGTGTAACTGGGCCAGCGAACTTCCTTACACCAATGGGCGCAATTGCACTCGGATTGCTAGCTGGTCTGCATCTTCCGATTGTGTTTCGGTTTGTCAACCGTCAACTCAAAATTGACGATGTATGTGCTGTCTTCCCAGTCCACGGCACAGCAGGTGTATTAGGCCTGCTGTTATTCCCTCTGTTTTCGACAGAAGGATCAGCAATCGGAAGCAGTGTTGTTGCGGGTGGAATCCTTTCTGTCGATGCGGGACAGTTTGTTCCACAGATTCTCGGAATTAGTGTAATCACTGCTTGGACAGTTATTGCCACCGCTCTTGTCTGGGGTGGATTCAAAGCAATTGGTCAGGCACGCGTTACTCCTGATCATGAACAAGCTGGCCTTGACGTCGCTGAACACGGTGTTGAAACATACCCTGAATTCGGTCGTGAATATGCGACTGATGGTGGCCAAACTGTCGACATCGATGAGTACAATACCGACGAAGAAATTCGCACAGACGGTGGTACCCCAGAAGACATCCACCTTGTTATGGCATATATCCGTCCCGAGCTCATTGGTGATGTCAAAGCGGGGTTAATCGACACAGGGGTTACCTCCCTTACCGTCATGAATGTCTCTGGACGGGGGTCGGAAGACACCTCTACAAGTCAGTGGCGAGGAGAGTCATACAGTGTTGACCTTCACCAGAAGGTAAAAATCGAATGTGTTGTCTCTGATGTCCCGGTTGATGACGTAGTTGATGCAATTGCTAGTAACGCTCAAACTGGTAATCCGGGAGATGGCAAAATCTTTGTCCTTCCAGTGAGCGACGCTCATCAGATTCGAACCGGAGAGTCAGGCCCTGACGCTGTCTAA
- the pyrH gene encoding UMP kinase, translating to MNIVVSIGGSVLSPDDPTRIAKHADVLTSLAESGHQVAAVVGGGSPARTYIETARELGANEMKLDEIGIAATRLNARLLIAALGDKAVQTPPTSYEEASSGLQRGKIVVMGGVVPAQTTDAVGAALAEYINADLLVYATSVDGVYTADPRETEDAEYISKLSASELIDIIVDIEMNAGAGAPVDLLAAKILQRSGLRAIVLDGTDPANIERAVQSGEHTGTEITSGSTDV from the coding sequence ATGAATATTGTTGTTTCTATTGGCGGGAGCGTACTTTCACCGGACGATCCTACACGGATTGCAAAACATGCGGATGTGCTCACGTCACTCGCAGAAAGCGGCCACCAAGTCGCCGCCGTTGTTGGTGGAGGTTCTCCCGCTCGGACGTACATTGAGACGGCACGGGAGCTTGGAGCAAACGAAATGAAACTTGATGAGATTGGAATTGCTGCGACGCGTCTTAATGCACGATTGTTGATTGCAGCTCTTGGCGATAAGGCTGTGCAAACGCCTCCGACAAGTTACGAAGAAGCAAGTTCAGGATTACAGCGAGGAAAAATTGTTGTGATGGGTGGTGTGGTCCCCGCACAGACGACAGATGCAGTAGGAGCGGCACTGGCAGAGTACATTAATGCTGACCTACTCGTATATGCAACATCAGTTGATGGCGTGTATACAGCTGATCCACGGGAAACAGAAGACGCAGAGTATATCTCTAAGTTGTCCGCAAGCGAGTTGATTGATATTATCGTCGATATTGAGATGAACGCAGGGGCTGGTGCCCCAGTTGACTTACTCGCTGCGAAGATTTTGCAGCGATCAGGATTGAGGGCAATTGTTCTCGACGGGACAGATCCAGCAAACATCGAACGAGCAGTTCAGAGCGGAGAACACACTGGAACAGAAATCACATCAGGATCAACAGATGTCTGA